Part of the Lolium rigidum isolate FL_2022 chromosome 6, APGP_CSIRO_Lrig_0.1, whole genome shotgun sequence genome, CTTCTTAGTTCAGATACACACCAGACACTCACATAAGTAGTTCAGATACACACCAGACACTCACATAAGTAGCTAATCCCGCTGGGGTAGAGCGGGATCCCACAGATGGAGTAGACCGGCTCTCCTGGCGGGAGGGGAGGTGGGATTGGCGGCAGTCCCATCCCCCTTGCATCGTTAAGTTGAACGCAGGCACACACACATCAAACACTCTCAATCTCAAACCACACATATCTCGGTCAGGCTAGCGCACACAGGCACGAACCGGACCGCCTGTTATTTGAAAGCCACACATGAGGTTAGAGCCACCATAAGCTCACACCTGACACAACAACACATGATAGTAGTTAAGGGCCACCCATCAATTGATAGATGGCCATCACACCTGAAATTCTCCTTCAAAGCACACGATCAAACCAAGGCACACAGCCGCAGGATGGCAGGATAGCATCCATCACTCCAAATCAGCAAGCTAGTCCCCATGAAAGAAACACATTTACACATCCCGGTAAAGTGCAGTGTAGGAATCACCTAGGCAACGTGAGATGGAGAAACAAGGGGTGAGCAAGCTAACTCCAACCATGCATTCAAAGAAATATGAATATGCAGACGAGTATACCTGAGGACGGATGTCCTGGGCAGTTTCTTCTTGTAGTGACGCGAGTGAACCGGTGGCTCGAAGTGGCTTGGGTGGTGGCCGGCCTCGGCGCCGTCCCACTCCAGCGCGTCCCACACATCGTTCTCGATCTCGACGGTCGGCTTCTTCACTCCTGGACCACGGGCCTCCACGACCGGCAGCCGGCGCAGGCCAAAGCATCCTCTGATCTTAATGCTCTCGAGTATGGGCGCCACCATCTTCACCTTGCATATTTGTTGCAGTCTAGCGAGGTCACGCAGGTGGATGGCGGTTAGCTTTGGGAACGCTACACCTTTGGTGACTATTTCCTGGGGGTACTCTCCGTCCAGCACAAAGATGTGCTTGAGCACACCGCAGTGGCGGATGTGGAGGGTCTCCAAGCTGGGTAAGGAAGAGAACCACACGGGGAACACGAACTGAAGCCTGGGGCAGGAGCTTAGGTGTAGGTACCGCAGATTTTGGAAGGAACTAATTTGTCTGGGTGGTGCTTGTCCAGTCCATAATTCGAATAATAAGTTTTTTTGGATAATATTTTCAAGGCGGTAACCTCTACCCAAAATCTGGCGGGCCATCGGGAGATCCAGTGCCCAGAAGGTTTCCAGTTTATAAAATCCATCCGACCCTGACGGGAACACTGTATACAAATTGGGGCAGCTCTCCACGCGGCATTGCTTGAGCACTTCCAATTTTCCCACAGGTATAATAATACCGTGTCTAGCCGACACATTGTGCACATGTAGGGATTCCGCAAACAATTTCATTATATAAGCTAAGTTATGTGGTTGAGAAtctccatcatctccatcatctccatCCAGTGCGCTCTCCAAGCCACAACTTCCTTGAGCAATCTCGATATGTCGGTCCAGGTTGGTAGTAGGTGGCTCCGGAAACGCCTGCATGTGGGCATCTCTGACCATGCTAAGGACATCAATGTATTTGCTTGCTGGAACAGAGCACACTTGATCACTGTACATGACGGTCTTCTCCTCACAGACTGCTTTGAGTTGAACAGATGTCTTGTACACAGGTGATGACGTGACATGGATATCAAAATAAACATCCTTAATGCTACTGGCCCGGCTTTCCTTTGATATTGGGGGGCATAAGGACCAAACAAGCCTTGCATCCTCAACAACAGCATGCACCTGCAACTTGAAGGGTTTATTCTGACTAAGTGATGGCCAAGGACGAACAGTTCCAGCTCGCGTGTCTATGCACAACAACTCTAGGTCAGCTTGTGTGCCAACACCACCCCATCGTATTGCACGAAGGTGCTCACATCCTAGCAGAAATAGTCGTTTGATACTTGGGACTTCAACCACCATGGTTTCAAAGTCAAGAACTTTAATTGCACTTCCTGACAGGTCTAACTCGACAAGATTTAATAACCCGCGCAAGAACAGATTATCCAATTGTGTGCAACCTTTTAGGGAGATCTTATAGATATTGTTGGCACCTTCCTCATCTGATTCCTTATATGGGCTGATTTCTTCCATAGGTTGATCAACAGCTGGTTTATGTCGAGTTGGTGGGACATAACCATCAAGTCTAAATGACCTTAGCAAGCGAGGGAGCACATCAGGCACAATATCTTGAAGCTTAGTGCAACCATCCAGGACAAGCACCTGAAGGCTACTCACTTCTGTTAGGCTGCTTGGTAGAATTTCCATATCACTATTGCATGACAAATCAAGTATCTCTAGCTTTGTCTTGCCGAGGAAGGAGTTGCTCGAATCTGTGGAAATATTGGGTTCACATGTTGGTTTGATTATCCGGAGCCTCTCTAGGTTAGGTAGTCGCCCTTGTAAGCAGGTTGTGTATTGCCAACACATGAATCCCTCTATATTTAGCTCTCTGATGTTGGCCATGAGATCAATCTTTTCTTGAGATAAGATTTCAGTCCAATACGTGGAGCATAGGTCTAGCACCCTCAACCTATACAAATATGCCCACTCAGTGTGATCCCTTATTTCACTTGTATTGTTATCGGTACAGTGGTCTAATCCAAGGAACT contains:
- the LOC124662817 gene encoding uncharacterized protein LOC124662817 is translated as MFEKHLKLSFLTVKDDQKYKEGPYRWISVTSKDTNLHGIKNIPAQTSSFILKFDISEPPLALTNSLFQHSSILGVLILCCCAFSFASPPFVKCHSLKFLGLDHCTDNNTSEIRDHTEWAYLYRLRVLDLCSTYWTEILSQEKIDLMANIRELNIEGFMCWQYTTCLQGRLPNLERLRIIKPTCEPNISTDSSNSFLGKTKLEILDLSCNSDMEILPSSLTEVSSLQVLVLDGCTKLQDIVPDVLPRLLRSFRLDGYVPPTRHKPAVDQPMEEISPYKESDEEGANNIYKISLKGCTQLDNLFLRGLLNLVELDLSGSAIKVLDFETMVVEVPSIKRLFLLGCEHLRAIRWGGVGTQADLELLCIDTRAGTVRPWPSLSQNKPFKLQVHAVVEDARLVWSLCPPISKESRASSIKDVYFDIHVTSSPVYKTSVQLKAVCEEKTVMYSDQVCSVPASKYIDVLSMVRDAHMQAFPEPPTTNLDRHIEIAQGSCGLESALDGDDGDDGDSQPHNLAYIMKLFAESLHVHNVSARHGIIIPVGKLEVLKQCRVESCPNLYTVFPSGSDGFYKLETFWALDLPMARQILGRGYRLENIIQKNLLFELWTGQAPPRQISSFQNLRYLHLSSCPRLQFVFPVWFSSLPSLETLHIRHCGVLKHIFVLDGEYPQEIVTKGVAFPKLTAIHLRDLARLQQICKVKMVAPILESIKIRGCFGLRRLPVVEARGPGVKKPTVEIENDVWDALEWDGAEAGHHPSHFEPPVHSRHYKKKLPRTSVLSLLIWSDGCYPAILRLCALV